One Cydia amplana chromosome 18, ilCydAmpl1.1, whole genome shotgun sequence DNA segment encodes these proteins:
- the LOC134656635 gene encoding uncharacterized protein LOC134656635, whose amino-acid sequence MKAVQEKVDVVSLGIGINGMRQTKNNKVIINCETESDRARLSAAIKEKTSGITVTVPNVRNPCLRLLGVINEYANDRVAEAISKQNSRILEGVSEDNRHIKYIRCVKGRSDYTKNVIIEVSPQIWNVLKDRKVKIGYQNIPAVDQTPIQQCYRCQGFGHRATGCTVANRCGHCAENHDTRCCPRDSEGQRCVNCRELGKPHDHPAYSQSCPEWQKWDRIARAAIRYTATYEMINNVKEKKYDVIFMTEPYVGRDKKKYTCDMDGYDVYQCTDLNAISKSCIAVRRKLGKYIGLTQHITSNFVAVELTRNNRKMCLSSIYVEPGEDPSRTMLHLEQFLQLYGNKEHIVCGDLNGWHPLWGSTRDNERGRAIYDLTVNYDLIVCNKGNEATFETITHTQKRQAIIDITIATIGMANNIVNWRVNREVIPTSDHHGIEFAIKTSQEFNKKIKSTSTYKYNTGGRIDWEEFRTKLKENTERSNINDIDIDQLDTAQIDTYINNMTNIITKTCDVQLTRKEPYFKIPWWTQELTDMKKKVIFLHHRLQDLKRGKKDITNILNEVQEARKEYVTKIRTTSSNHFRDFCSKQGKDDVWSVTNRLLKNSIKLQPPSTLKSEDGRYTLSTQDTAEKLAAKFFPDDTSADDTAHHLEIRAITRNNNNNRQLQPENIPNIDNNEPPFTTNEITEIMKYMSPRKAPGIDHLTADICQ is encoded by the exons ATGAAGGCTGTCCAGGAGAAGGTGGATGTGGTAAGCCTCGGAATTGGCATAAATGGAATGCGACAAACCAAAAATAATAAGGTGATTATTAATTGCGAAACTGAATCAGACAGAGCTAGACTCAGTGCGGCAATTAAGGAAAAAACCAGCGGGATAACAGTTACCGTGCCGAATGTGCGTAATCCATGTCTTAGACTGCTCGGAGTAATAAATGAATATGCCAACGACAGGGTGGCAGAAGCCATTTCGAAACAAAATTCACGGATATTGGAAGGAGTGAGTGAGGATAATAGACATATAAAATACATCAGATGTGTCAAAGGCCGATCGGACTATACAAAAAATGTAATCATCGAAGTAAGTCCGCAGATCTGGAACGTCCTAAAGGATAGAAAGGTAAAAATCGGCTACCAAAATATTCCGGCAGTAGACCAGACACCGATTCAGCAGTGCTACCGTTGCCAAGGATTCGGACATCGCGCGACCGGTTGCACCGTTGCCAATAGGTGCGGACACTGCGCGGAGAACCATGACACCAGGTGCTGCCCACGAGACTCGGAGGGACAGAGATGTGTAAACTGCAGGGAACTGGGGAAACCTCACGATCACCCAGCTTATAGTCAGTCCTGTCCAGAATGGCAGAAGTGGGATCGGATAGCCCGTGCAGCTATTCG TTACACAGCTACATACGAGATGATCAATAATGTTAAAGAAAAGAAGTACGACGTAATATTCATGACAGAACCATACGTAGGAAGAGATAAAAAGAAATACACCTGCGATATGGATGGATATGACGTCTATCAATGTACGGATTTAAATGCTATATCCAAATCCTGCATTGCAGTAAGAAGGAAGCTTGGCAAATACATAGGACTAACTCAGCATATTACATCCAACTTTGTGGCAGTTGAATTAACTCGTAACAATAGGAAGATGTGCTTATCCTCAATATACGTTGAGCCCGGGGAGGACCCTTCACGCACGATGCTACATCTGGAGCAATTCCTCCAACTATACGGCAACAAGGAGCACATCGTCTGTGGGGACCTGAATGGTTGGCACCCCTTATGGGGATCCACAAGGGATAACGAAAGAGGCAGAGCCATCTACGACCTGACTGTCAACTATGATCTAATTGTGTGCAATAAGGGGAATGAGGCAACATTTGAGACCATCACACATACACAAAAAAGACAGGCTATAATAGATATAACCATTGCCACAATCGGGATGGCGAATAATATAGTCAACTGGAGAGTAAATAGGGAGGTAATACCCACGTCAGATCACCATGGGATAGAGTTTGCAATAAAGACTAGCCAGGAATTTAATAagaaaatcaaatccacatcgACTTACAAATATAACACAGGCGGTAGAATAGACTGGGAAGAATTCAGAACTAAACTAAAAGAAAATACGGAAAGGAGTAACATCAACGACATAGACATAGACCAACTAGACACAGCTCAGATAGacacatacataaataacatgACTAATATAATTACAAAAACATGTGATGTACAACTCACCCGTAAAGAGCCTTATTTTAAAATCCCATGGTGGACGCAGGAACTTACAGACATgaagaaaaaggtcattttctTGCATCACAGGCTGCAGGATCTGAAAAGAGGTAAAAAGGACATAACTAACATATTAAATGAAGTACAGGAAGCTAGAAAGGAATATGTCACTAAAATTCGAACTACGTCCTCAAACCACTTTAGAGACTTCTGCAGCAAACAGGGCAAAGATGACGTGTGGTCTGTGACCAACCGCCTCCTCAAGAACTCTATCAAACTGCAGCCACCATCGACACTAAAATCTGAGGATGGTAGGTACACCTTGTCGACCCAGGACACCGCAGAGAAACTAGCCGCAAAGTTCTTCCCTGATGATACCTCTGCTGACGACACCGCACACCACCTGGAAATAAGAGCAATTACACGAAACAACAATAACAATAGACAGCTACAACcagaaaatatacctaatatagatAATAATGAACCCCCATTCACCACTAACGAAATAACTGAGATCATGAAGTATATGAGCCCAAGAAAAGCACCAGGAATCGACCACCTTACTGCTGACATAT GCCAATAG
- the LOC134656636 gene encoding uncharacterized protein LOC134656636, whose amino-acid sequence MDNPAQGLNPEMAPITGPHKGASGAGSSTSPDWEEPMEGQYRAEAASKKRPHEGNRVLDYETHVGSGPKVSTSLRGRAKAMAKKASIGHFTGLAAAKARLKAYKEDLLLEVLDSQEGKGKGVVPPLLLRRSQGDNKKKGDKEPWMVSPSPSPSQEMTECSPPLYTGTDYIEIVREATHIILEAAGKSGNLNGQVWGKLNQACRDILAATDVLADRVEDEELRALKEDNNRMREQLAQCQSEMKALRRAFSERTIQPSQAPTAQCDQATDFSEALKEALKELKEDLKRDLTITMGNMISARTGHFPEPVPRPPLAADRNKTIANQPEPLSGAPPSRAVTGAPPIRQPKAPVAQPSAPATKKRANSAPRQKTVKEPSASPPSQPATKTQEPAESWTQVVRKGNGKSAKPPSPPAAPARKPAPAGPRKLVVPATAAIVMALKPESEATYASILYKVTKSVKLADVGVEHVKVRKTAAGARILEVSGSDNGRAADELCRKMTEVIGEEARVYRPTKMADLRISGLDEAATQEAIAGAIAKLGECSINEVKVGSIRAQYNGTTSTLAQCPITAAKRVTAAGRLQIGWSSALVVALDPTPMRCFRCMGTGHTRALCPSPVDRSGLCFRCSRPDHKRVDCKAETAFCSVCHAAKRPAGHIMGGFSCTPPPAKGKEALPKTQRAPPVSNIDQRACEGQNMDI is encoded by the coding sequence atggataaCCCCGCGCAGGGGTTGAACCCGGAGATGGCTCCAATCACTGGGCCCCATAAAGGGGCTTCAGGGGCGGGTTCTTCGACCTCGCCCGACTGGGAGGAACCTATGGAGGGCCAGTACAGGGCTGAGGCCGCCTCCAAGAAGAGGCCCCATGAGGGAAACCGGGTCCTGGATTATGAGACTCACGTTGGGAGCGGGCCTAAAGTTAGCACCTCGCTGAGGGGTAGGGCCAAGGCCATGGCGAAGAAAGCCTCCATAGGCCACTTTACCGGCCTGGCAGCAGCCAAGGCCAGACTGAAGGCCTATAAGGAGGACTTGCTCTTGGAGGTGCTGGACAGCCAGGAGGGAAAGGGAAAGGGAGTGGTCCCCCCTTTACTCCTGAGAAGGTCCCAgggggacaacaaaaagaagGGGGATAAGGAGCCGTGGATGGTGAGCCCGTCCCCTTCTCCAAGTCAAGAAATGACAGAATGCAGCCCGCCCCTATACACAGGGACGGACTACATAGAAATAGTGCGGGAGGCGACCCATATTATCCTAGAGGCTGCCGGAAAATCCGGCAACCTAAATGGACAAGTCTGGGGCAAACTGAACCAGGCCTGCCGGGACATCCTGGCGGCGACTGACGTCCTGGCGGATAGAGTAGAGGACGAGGAGTTGCGGGCCTTGAAGGAGGATAATAACCGAATGCGGGAGCAACTGGCCCAATGTCAGTCCGAGATGAAGGCCCTTCGTAGAGCCTTCTCTGAGAGGACGATCCAGCCCTCACAGGCCCCGACGGCCCAATGCGACCAGGCGACGGACTTTTCTGAGGCCCTCAAAGAGGCCCTCAAGGAATTAAAGGAGGACCTGAAGCGGGACCTTACAATTACCATGGGAAACATGATCTCGGCCCGCACGGGCCATTTCCCTGAGCCGGTCCCCCGCCCTCCTCTCGCTGCGGACAGGAATAAGACGATTGCGAACCAGCCGGAACCTCTCTCTGGGGCGCCGCCCTCAAGGGCAGTGACAGGTGCGCCGCCCATAAGGCAGCCTAAGGCCCCTGTGGCCCAGCCTTCGGCACCAGCGACCAAGAAGAGGGCTAACTCTGCTCCTAGGCAGAAGACGGTGAAGGAGCCTAGTGCCTCTCCACCCTCGCAGCCGGCAACAAAAACGCAGGAGCCTGCTGAGTCTTGGACGCAGGTTGTCAGGAAGGGCAATGGCAAATCCGCCAAGCCCCCTTCCCCCCCTGCCGCCCCGGCTCGGAAACCGGCACCAGCAGGCCCACGGAAGCTGGTTGTGCCCGCCACGGCCGCGATCGTGATGGCCTTGAAGCCGGAGTCTGAGGCGACATACGCCTCAATTTTGTATAAGGTCACCAAATCGGTGAAGCTTGCTGATGTGGGTGTAGAGCACGTCAAGGTCCGCAAAACAGCTGCTGGGGCCAGGATACTTGAGGTGTCCGGGTCCGACAATGGTAGGGCGGCTGACGAACTCTGCCGAAAAATGACGGAGGTGATCGGAGAGGAAGCCCGAGTATACAGGCccaccaaaatggcggacttacgcATTTCGGGCCTAGATGAGGCAGCCACTCAGGAAGCGATCGCGGGAGCGATCGCTAAACTGGGAGAGTGCTCAATAAATGAGGTTAAGGTGGGATCGATTAGGGCCCAATATAATGGGACAACGTCGACTCTGGCACAGTGCCCTATAACGGCAGCCAAGAGGGTCACCGCAGCGGGTCGACTTCAAATAGGATGGTCCTCGGCTCTGGTAGTGGCGCTGGACCCAACACCGATGAGGTGCTTCAGGTGCATGGGCACGGGGCACACCAGAGCACTATGCCCGTCGCCAGTAGACAGGAGCGGGCTCTGCTTCCGGTGTAGCAGGCCGGACCACAAGAGGGTGGACTGCAAGGCGGAGACTGCCTTCTGCTCGGTATGTCATGCGGCCAAACGCCCAGCGGGACACATAATGGGTGGCTTTTCCTGTACGCCCCCACCAGCAAAAGGCAAAGAGGCTCTTCCGAAGACCCAAAGAGCCCCTCCAGTGAGTAACATCGACCAACGGGCCTGTGAGGGacaaaatatggatatttag